In Morococcus cerebrosus, a single genomic region encodes these proteins:
- a CDS encoding HNH endonuclease, with the protein MCRTASALSNQNAAFNIEQLRAIEKGKAKIPNYTWHHHQDTGKMQLVPEWEHSKTGHIGGEAMGKDK; encoded by the coding sequence ATTTGTAGAACTGCCTCCGCCTTAAGTAATCAAAATGCTGCCTTTAACATAGAACAATTAAGGGCAATCGAAAAAGGCAAAGCCAAAATTCCCAACTATACTTGGCATCATCATCAAGATACAGGAAAGATGCAGCTTGTGCCTGAATGGGAACATTCTAAAACCGGTCACATAGGAGGTGAGGCAATGGGGAAAGATAAATGA